A window of the Bacteroidia bacterium genome harbors these coding sequences:
- a CDS encoding gliding motility-associated C-terminal domain-containing protein: MLLRLILLSLAVFLFTGSKAGSWTSDWSNPKVFIENKGQFRLPWEKPGMPSEVLFGVDDGGTMIYFTRKGVSYTFFSRSKDHVVLDKSQYKTLEEYKAAKAKYKMMSISDAVHMHWKGASGDVMLEGQYQNSLTHTYSISVNGVNKEISGLRSFDQIVYKGLYPGIDVKYSFHPQTGLKYDLILWPGADASLIRMVYEGMDALSLDGKGNLKIMTQFGVMTDHAPLTYYPGEKHLQIPSAYSVNENVVSFLLGEYDKTRKLIIDPWTVTPAFPNSGKIWECEKDAAGNAYIYGGDTPMRLRKYNSTGTLQWTYNTTWDTAGYWVGTFIVDQAGNSYITSGSNGEIRKVNTGGASVWFNNPNGLFGPIYEYWHLTFNCDETVLVCGGMRAQSALSINSYRGAIMNINLNTGAIIGTPLTVGWMQGLNIKEVRTICSSPNQNYYFLTLDSIGMMTNTLTLGWKSTSNYNFAYGIPNYGVTNQGISAIRATANFIYTQNGTTLHKRNIANGAIVATVAIPGGGSSTIPIVGGNTPHNSGLDLDNCGNVYVGSTTGVHKFDANLNLLGSALTTNAVYDVAVSPSGEVLACGNGFFSSINTLAPCGVVTLTCSSNPLSISTSQTNPLCNGQCTGTATVNATGGTAPYTYTWSPSGGTNATATGLCAGVYTVTVTDAGPSTLTATVTITQPTALTSSVQSQTNVLCNGVCSGAATITASGGTGTLTYSWAPSGGTTASITGRCAGTYTCTITDANGCTRTQTVTITQPPVITASANSTPATCGNNNGTATATASGGTGTLTYAWAPSGGTNASATGLGAGVYTVTVTDANGCTMTATTTVTSSGGPTVTLNTQTNVLCNGNSTGSATVNVTGGNSPYTYAWTPSGGTTATATGLGAGTYTVTVTDASSCSQTFTVTITQPTALTATTSSTNTTCTGNTGTASVSPSGGTGPYSYSWAPGGGTNANATGLSAGTYTVTVTDANNCTFTVTAAVGTTNGPTVTLATQANVSCNGGSNGSATVSVTGGTSPYTYSWAPSGGTNATAIGLAAGTYTVTVTDANNCIQLFVVTITQPAALSITTGSTNTPCGSSTGTVSSNVTGGTGPYSYLWLPGGATTSNVSGLGAGTYTVIVTDVNACSMSATATVANLNGPSVAVTSSGNVTCNGMNNGSATVNVTGGTSPYTYVWSPSGGTSASATGLIAGTYTVTVTDANGCSNTITVTITQPAALALTLNGSNATCGNLNGSVTSSVTGGTSAYTYSWQPGGATSSGISGLGAGTYTCIVTDANGCTSSAVSIITASPGLTVLISNDTTISAGQTVLLVAAGGTSYLWSPSGGLSCITCANPVASPTTTSTYTVIVTDVNGCTGVATVTVSVLNQCGDNGVFFIPDAFSPNADLMNDVLYVRGGGISEFYFAVYDRWGEKVFESTDPNIGWDGNYKGKALDPGVFVFYCKITCYAGEEIIQKGNVTLFR; encoded by the coding sequence ATGCTGTTACGTCTCATCCTTCTCTCGCTTGCTGTGTTTCTTTTCACCGGTAGTAAGGCCGGAAGCTGGACAAGCGACTGGAGCAACCCGAAAGTATTTATTGAGAATAAGGGACAGTTCCGGCTGCCATGGGAAAAACCCGGAATGCCTTCTGAAGTTCTCTTTGGTGTTGATGATGGCGGAACAATGATCTATTTTACCAGGAAGGGCGTTTCCTACACTTTTTTCAGCAGGAGCAAAGACCACGTGGTACTGGATAAGTCGCAGTACAAAACCTTAGAAGAATATAAAGCCGCTAAGGCGAAATATAAAATGATGTCGATTTCTGATGCGGTACACATGCATTGGAAAGGAGCATCCGGAGATGTGATGCTGGAAGGCCAGTATCAGAATTCACTTACGCATACCTATTCTATTTCGGTTAACGGAGTGAACAAAGAGATTTCCGGCTTACGGAGTTTTGACCAGATCGTTTATAAAGGCCTGTATCCGGGAATAGACGTAAAATATTCTTTTCATCCGCAAACCGGATTGAAGTATGATCTGATTCTCTGGCCCGGTGCCGATGCCTCTTTGATTCGTATGGTTTATGAAGGGATGGACGCCTTGAGTCTTGATGGGAAAGGAAATCTGAAGATTATGACTCAGTTCGGGGTGATGACCGATCATGCCCCGCTCACCTATTATCCGGGTGAAAAGCACCTTCAGATTCCTTCTGCATATTCCGTCAATGAGAACGTAGTCTCTTTTCTATTGGGAGAATACGACAAAACCAGAAAACTCATCATAGATCCATGGACCGTTACACCTGCTTTCCCAAACAGTGGAAAAATATGGGAATGCGAAAAAGATGCTGCAGGGAATGCATATATCTATGGTGGAGACACACCCATGCGCTTAAGAAAATATAATTCCACGGGTACTCTGCAGTGGACTTATAATACAACCTGGGATACAGCAGGGTATTGGGTTGGTACATTCATTGTAGACCAGGCCGGTAATTCATACATCACCTCCGGATCGAATGGTGAGATCCGGAAGGTGAATACCGGTGGCGCCTCGGTGTGGTTTAACAATCCCAATGGTTTATTTGGCCCTATTTACGAATACTGGCACCTCACTTTCAATTGCGACGAAACTGTTTTGGTCTGCGGAGGAATGCGTGCGCAAAGTGCGCTCAGCATCAATAGTTATCGCGGAGCCATCATGAACATAAACCTGAACACCGGGGCAATCATCGGTACGCCGCTAACGGTCGGTTGGATGCAGGGATTGAATATTAAGGAGGTACGCACCATCTGCTCTTCCCCTAACCAAAACTATTATTTTCTTACCCTGGATTCCATCGGAATGATGACCAACACACTCACTCTCGGTTGGAAGTCAACATCAAATTACAATTTCGCATACGGGATTCCGAATTACGGTGTAACCAACCAGGGAATTTCTGCTATCCGGGCAACCGCTAATTTTATATATACTCAGAACGGCACAACTCTTCACAAGCGGAATATTGCAAATGGAGCCATAGTGGCCACCGTTGCCATTCCGGGCGGCGGTTCTTCTACTATTCCTATTGTTGGTGGGAATACTCCGCATAACAGCGGTCTTGACCTTGACAATTGTGGAAACGTATATGTGGGATCCACCACAGGAGTCCATAAGTTTGATGCCAACCTTAATTTACTGGGATCGGCTCTTACTACCAATGCCGTATACGACGTTGCAGTTTCTCCTTCGGGTGAGGTATTGGCCTGTGGCAACGGATTTTTCTCTTCTATCAATACGCTCGCACCCTGTGGAGTGGTAACACTCACCTGTTCCTCTAATCCCCTGAGTATTTCCACTTCTCAAACCAATCCGCTTTGTAACGGACAATGTACCGGAACTGCAACTGTGAATGCAACCGGAGGAACAGCTCCTTATACCTACACTTGGTCCCCTTCCGGCGGAACCAATGCAACGGCCACAGGCTTGTGTGCAGGAGTGTATACGGTTACTGTTACCGATGCCGGACCTTCCACTCTTACCGCCACCGTTACCATTACGCAACCAACCGCACTCACTTCTTCTGTTCAGTCACAAACCAATGTCCTCTGTAATGGAGTGTGTTCGGGTGCGGCAACCATTACTGCATCTGGTGGTACAGGTACATTAACATATTCCTGGGCGCCCAGTGGTGGAACTACTGCCAGTATCACCGGAAGGTGTGCAGGCACATACACGTGCACCATCACCGATGCAAACGGATGTACACGTACGCAAACGGTAACCATCACCCAGCCTCCGGTTATTACCGCCAGCGCAAATTCTACTCCTGCAACCTGTGGAAATAATAACGGAACAGCTACAGCAACGGCATCCGGTGGCACCGGAACCCTCACCTATGCCTGGGCACCCAGCGGTGGAACCAACGCCTCCGCTACCGGGTTGGGAGCCGGAGTTTATACGGTCACGGTCACCGATGCAAATGGGTGCACGATGACTGCAACCACTACGGTGACCAGTTCGGGTGGCCCAACGGTTACGCTCAATACACAAACCAATGTTCTATGTAATGGAAACTCCACTGGTTCTGCTACCGTGAATGTGACCGGAGGAAATTCGCCTTATACGTATGCATGGACTCCTTCCGGCGGAACTACAGCCACGGCAACAGGCTTGGGTGCAGGAACCTATACCGTTACGGTTACGGATGCAAGCAGTTGCTCTCAGACGTTTACCGTTACCATTACGCAGCCAACGGCATTAACCGCCACCACTTCTTCAACGAACACCACCTGCACCGGAAATACCGGTACTGCATCGGTCTCTCCCTCGGGGGGAACCGGTCCGTATTCCTATTCCTGGGCTCCAGGCGGAGGCACCAATGCCAACGCAACAGGCCTTAGTGCCGGAACGTATACTGTTACAGTAACGGATGCTAACAACTGTACGTTTACCGTTACTGCAGCGGTTGGTACTACCAACGGACCTACTGTTACATTAGCTACTCAGGCCAATGTTTCCTGTAATGGCGGATCTAACGGAAGCGCAACGGTGAGTGTTACCGGTGGAACTTCTCCATATACATATTCGTGGGCCCCTTCGGGTGGGACAAATGCTACTGCTATCGGACTTGCTGCGGGTACATACACCGTTACGGTCACAGATGCGAATAACTGTATTCAGTTATTTGTGGTTACTATCACTCAGCCTGCTGCACTCAGTATTACCACAGGCTCAACCAACACACCCTGTGGTTCATCAACTGGAACCGTTTCTTCCAACGTAACCGGAGGAACCGGCCCCTATTCCTACCTCTGGCTGCCCGGTGGTGCTACTACCAGTAACGTTTCCGGATTGGGAGCCGGAACCTATACCGTAATTGTTACGGATGTAAATGCCTGTTCAATGTCAGCAACTGCCACAGTTGCTAACCTGAATGGTCCAAGCGTTGCTGTTACGTCTTCTGGTAATGTTACCTGTAACGGCATGAATAATGGATCAGCCACAGTGAATGTTACCGGAGGAACATCTCCTTATACCTATGTGTGGAGCCCGTCCGGAGGTACCTCAGCAAGTGCAACCGGGTTAATTGCGGGTACATATACAGTAACGGTTACTGACGCCAACGGATGTTCTAATACCATAACAGTTACCATCACACAACCTGCTGCATTGGCACTTACCCTGAATGGCTCGAATGCCACTTGCGGAAATCTGAACGGAAGTGTTACATCGTCTGTTACCGGCGGAACTTCTGCCTATACCTACAGCTGGCAACCCGGTGGTGCTACTTCTTCGGGAATCAGCGGACTGGGAGCGGGAACATATACTTGTATTGTAACGGATGCCAATGGCTGTACCAGTTCTGCAGTTTCAATTATAACTGCTTCCCCCGGACTGACAGTATTAATTTCTAATGATACCACCATCAGTGCCGGACAAACCGTTCTGTTAGTTGCAGCTGGAGGTACTTCTTATCTTTGGTCACCTTCGGGAGGACTGAGTTGCATTACCTGTGCAAATCCGGTTGCCAGCCCAACAACTACTAGTACCTATACTGTAATTGTTACAGATGTGAATGGATGCACCGGAGTTGCTACTGTTACAGTGAGTGTATTGAATCAGTGTGGTGATAATGGGGTATTTTTTATTCCGGATGCGTTCTCACCGAATGCAGATTTGATGAATGATGTTTTATATGTAAGAGGTGGTGGAATATCAGAGTTCTATTTTGCTGTTTATGACCGCTGGGGTGAGAAGGTGTTTGAAAGCACGGATCCGAACATAGGATGGGATGGGAATTATAAAGGAAAAGCATTGGATCCCGGAGTATTTGTTTTTTATTGCAAAATTACCTGCTATGCCGGAGAAGAAATCATTCAAAAGGGCAATGTCACACTCTTCAGATAG
- a CDS encoding PorP/SprF family type IX secretion system membrane protein has translation MKKILISATCLIAFLHSGSQDIHFSQINETPLVLNPASAGTGSAFRGIINYRDQWRSVTAQSYKTFDVSADFELRKKEWKSGYLGGGLVVFHDKAGTSQFSTLNASLSLSGIVMVNKQNRFSVGLSGGFGQRSFVTDGLKWDSQYNGQSYDPNLPSNEMFTGSKFSYGDYAAGVQWLFGEGERYITAGDEFKANFGVSVFHLNQPKQAYTSIVEKMEMKLLFSGGFAKGLGNSPIAVAPSFMYAMQGPTAELYIGSMVKYKFREDSKYTGFKKGASFSVGGFYRSADAMVGVLQLEIAQYSIGFSYDFNTSDLRTASDGKGGFEISLRFNSSNPYIYKSSSSF, from the coding sequence ATGAAAAAAATATTAATATCCGCAACGTGTCTGATTGCCTTCCTCCATTCCGGAAGTCAGGACATCCATTTTTCTCAGATCAACGAAACACCGCTGGTGCTCAACCCTGCTTCTGCCGGAACAGGTTCTGCTTTCAGGGGGATAATCAATTATCGCGATCAGTGGAGGAGTGTAACAGCACAGTCCTACAAAACATTTGATGTTTCTGCCGATTTTGAATTGCGTAAAAAGGAATGGAAAAGCGGATACCTGGGTGGAGGGCTTGTTGTATTTCATGATAAGGCAGGCACTTCGCAGTTTTCTACCTTGAACGCTTCTCTTTCACTTTCAGGAATAGTTATGGTAAATAAGCAGAACCGGTTCTCAGTCGGTTTGTCGGGTGGATTCGGACAACGCAGTTTTGTGACCGACGGTTTGAAATGGGACAGCCAGTACAACGGGCAATCCTACGACCCGAATTTACCCTCTAATGAGATGTTTACAGGAAGTAAATTCAGCTACGGAGATTACGCTGCAGGCGTACAATGGTTGTTCGGGGAGGGGGAGAGGTACATTACAGCGGGAGATGAGTTCAAAGCTAATTTTGGTGTTTCGGTGTTTCACCTGAATCAGCCAAAGCAGGCGTATACATCAATTGTGGAGAAAATGGAAATGAAATTATTGTTCTCCGGTGGTTTTGCAAAGGGTCTTGGCAATTCTCCCATAGCGGTAGCTCCCAGCTTTATGTATGCCATGCAAGGACCTACTGCAGAATTGTACATTGGATCAATGGTTAAATATAAATTCCGGGAAGATTCCAAATACACCGGCTTCAAAAAGGGAGCCTCTTTCTCCGTGGGCGGATTTTACCGGAGCGCGGATGCCATGGTGGGTGTGCTACAATTGGAAATTGCGCAGTATTCGATCGGGTTCAGTTACGATTTTAACACCTCGGATCTCCGGACGGCCAGTGATGGCAAGGGAGGGTTTGAAATTTCCCTGCGCTTCAATAGTTCTAATCCGTATATCTACAAGAGTTCTTCCAGTTTCTAA
- a CDS encoding YfiR family protein, whose translation MRIHYSYRCLLILALLCTGAVSLSAQDKEYKSYSLFIYNFIKYIEWPSTGQDFVIGVVGDSPIIKELESMAKAKKAKGRPIIIKKISTADEALQCQLVYVPPGKSSMTKSIAEKIKGKPVLLVGEREGQARKGAAMSFVTMDDDTLKFEFNQAVLEQNGLKMPSALSKLGLPV comes from the coding sequence ATGAGGATCCACTATTCCTACCGCTGTTTGCTGATCCTGGCGCTTCTGTGCACAGGCGCTGTCTCCCTTTCGGCTCAGGATAAGGAATACAAGTCTTACAGCTTGTTCATTTACAATTTTATCAAATACATCGAATGGCCATCTACCGGGCAGGATTTTGTGATTGGCGTGGTGGGAGATTCGCCCATTATCAAAGAACTGGAGAGCATGGCCAAGGCAAAAAAAGCGAAGGGGCGGCCCATCATTATCAAAAAAATCAGCACGGCCGATGAGGCGCTTCAGTGCCAGCTGGTGTATGTACCTCCGGGAAAAAGCAGCATGACGAAGTCCATTGCAGAGAAGATCAAGGGAAAGCCGGTATTACTGGTGGGAGAACGGGAAGGTCAGGCACGCAAAGGAGCAGCCATGAGTTTTGTGACGATGGATGATGACACCCTGAAATTCGAATTTAACCAGGCCGTGCTTGAGCAGAACGGACTGAAGATGCCATCTGCCCTTTCAAAGCTGGGGCTGCCGGTTTAG